A window of the Serratia sarumanii genome harbors these coding sequences:
- a CDS encoding TIGR00730 family Rossman fold protein, translating into MRNNICVFCGASEGVNPAYAEQARQLGQLLAAQGRRLIYGGGKKGLMGIVADAVLAAGGEAVGIIPERLVEAETAHRGLTELEVVPDMHTRKARMAALADSFIALPGGIGTLEELFEIWTWGQIGYHNKPVGLLNVNGFYRPLSQFLEHVADQGFMRHDYLGTLHISESAQTLLQQFDDYQPKNYDRWAK; encoded by the coding sequence ATGCGAAACAATATTTGCGTTTTTTGTGGCGCCAGCGAAGGCGTCAATCCCGCTTATGCCGAGCAGGCTCGTCAACTGGGGCAGCTGCTGGCCGCACAGGGGCGCCGTTTAATCTACGGCGGCGGCAAAAAAGGATTGATGGGGATCGTGGCGGACGCGGTGTTGGCGGCGGGCGGTGAAGCTGTCGGCATTATCCCCGAGCGCCTGGTTGAAGCGGAAACCGCGCATCGCGGCCTGACTGAATTGGAAGTGGTGCCGGATATGCATACGCGCAAAGCCCGTATGGCGGCGCTGGCGGACAGTTTTATCGCCCTGCCCGGCGGCATCGGCACGCTGGAAGAGCTGTTTGAAATCTGGACCTGGGGGCAAATCGGCTATCACAACAAACCGGTCGGCCTGCTCAACGTCAACGGGTTCTACCGCCCGCTGAGCCAGTTCCTCGAGCACGTCGCCGATCAGGGCTTTATGCGCCACGACTACCTCGGCACCCTGCACATCAGTGAATCGGCGCAAACGCTGCTGCAACAGTTTGACGACTATCAACCCAAAAATTACGACCGCTGGGCGAAATAA
- the xthA gene encoding exodeoxyribonuclease III yields MKFVSFNINGLRARPHQLAAIIEQHQPDVIGLQETKVHDDMFPLEEVSQHGYHVFYHGQKGHYGVALLTKAEPLAVRRGFPTDEEDAQRRIIMADLATPQGTLTVINGYFPQGESRDHPIKFPAKTRFYQDLQNYLEQQLSAESPVLIMGDMNISPSDYDIGIGEDSRKRWLRTGKCSFLPEEREWMERLLNWGLVDTYRHANPGRSDEFSWFDYRSKGFDDNRGLRIDLLLASTPLASRCIATGIDYQTRGMEKPSDHAPVWAEFTL; encoded by the coding sequence ATGAAGTTTGTCTCTTTTAATATCAATGGACTGCGCGCGCGTCCGCATCAGCTGGCGGCAATTATCGAACAGCATCAGCCCGACGTGATCGGCCTGCAAGAAACGAAAGTTCACGACGACATGTTCCCGCTGGAAGAAGTCAGCCAGCACGGCTATCACGTGTTCTATCACGGGCAAAAAGGCCATTACGGCGTAGCGCTGCTGACCAAAGCGGAGCCTCTGGCCGTGCGCCGCGGTTTCCCGACCGATGAAGAAGATGCGCAGCGTCGCATCATCATGGCCGATCTGGCTACGCCGCAGGGCACGCTGACGGTGATCAACGGCTACTTCCCGCAAGGTGAAAGCCGCGACCACCCGATCAAATTCCCGGCTAAAACACGCTTTTATCAGGATCTGCAAAACTACCTGGAGCAGCAGCTGTCGGCGGAATCCCCAGTGTTGATTATGGGTGACATGAACATCAGCCCAAGCGATTATGACATTGGCATCGGCGAAGACAGCCGCAAACGCTGGCTGCGCACCGGCAAGTGTTCCTTCCTGCCGGAAGAGCGCGAATGGATGGAGCGCCTGCTGAACTGGGGGCTGGTGGACACCTACCGCCACGCCAACCCGGGGCGCAGCGACGAATTCTCGTGGTTCGACTACCGCTCCAAAGGGTTCGACGACAACCGCGGCCTGCGTATCGATCTGCTGCTGGCCAGCACCCCGCTGGCTTCGCGCTGCATCGCCACCGGCATCGATTACCAAACCCGTGGGATGGAGAAACCTTCCGACCATGCGCCGGTGTGGGCGGAATTCACGCTGTAA
- a CDS encoding pyrimidine (deoxy)nucleoside triphosphate diphosphatase → MKIIDVVAAILEQNGRILLAQRGAGSDQAGLWEFPGGKVEAGESQPEALARELDEELGICARIGEHVGSNQWQQGERLIRLHAWRVAAFSGELQLHCHSALVWVTPQQAQEYALAPADVPLLADYIAAQGDAR, encoded by the coding sequence ATGAAAATTATCGACGTGGTAGCCGCCATTCTGGAACAGAACGGCCGCATTTTGCTGGCCCAGCGCGGCGCAGGCAGCGATCAGGCCGGTCTGTGGGAGTTTCCCGGCGGCAAGGTTGAAGCCGGCGAAAGCCAGCCAGAGGCGCTGGCGCGCGAGCTGGATGAAGAGTTGGGGATTTGCGCCCGTATCGGCGAGCATGTGGGCAGCAATCAGTGGCAGCAAGGCGAACGCCTCATCCGGCTGCATGCCTGGCGAGTCGCGGCGTTCTCCGGTGAATTGCAGCTGCATTGCCACTCGGCGCTGGTCTGGGTCACGCCGCAACAGGCGCAGGAATACGCCCTGGCGCCCGCCGACGTTCCACTGCTGGCGGACTATATCGCCGCGCAAGGCGATGCGCGCTGA
- a CDS encoding YnjH family protein has translation MKHGLSGVLVAAVLAFSGLAAANRGDVDVVLPVSPEIWGTAKNGVNPPPAQPCNRCCVYQNQNYSEGAVLKVEGEVLQCVREPNTIGTNPLIWVRLKK, from the coding sequence ATGAAGCATGGACTCAGTGGGGTTTTAGTCGCCGCAGTCTTGGCGTTTTCCGGCCTGGCCGCCGCCAATCGCGGCGATGTGGACGTGGTGTTGCCGGTTTCGCCGGAGATTTGGGGCACGGCCAAAAACGGCGTCAACCCGCCGCCGGCGCAGCCCTGCAACCGCTGTTGCGTCTACCAGAACCAGAATTATTCCGAAGGGGCGGTGCTCAAAGTCGAAGGGGAAGTGCTGCAGTGCGTGCGTGAGCCTAACACCATCGGCACCAACCCCTTGATTTGGGTGCGATTGAAGAAGTGA
- a CDS encoding DNA topoisomerase III: MRLFIAEKPSLARAIADVLPKPHRRGDGYIACGNNDVVTWCVGHLLEQAQPDAYDSRYARWSLADLPIIPEKWRLQPRPSVSKQLNAIKKLLHEADEVVHAGDPDREGQLLVDEVLDYLDLTAEKRQNVRRCLINDLNPQAVERAVERLRDNRDFIPLCVSALARSRADWLYGINMTRAYTLLGRNAGYDGVLSVGRVQTPVLGLVVRRDEEIENFVPKDFFEVKAHIVTPKEERFVALWQPSESCEPYQDEEGRLLHRPLAEHVVKRIEGQPALVTSYNDKRESDTAPLPFSLSTLQIEAARRYNLSAQQVLDVCQRLYETHKLITYPRSDCRYLPEEHFAGRHAVLNAISVHQPELYPQPVIDSDRRNRCWDDKKVDAHHAIIPTARAGKVNLTQDERNVYGLVARQYLMQFCPDAVFRKCVIELDIAGGKFIAKARFLAEAGWRTLLGSKERDEENEGAPLPVVAKDDELLCERGEVVERQTQPPRPFTDASLLSAMTGIARFVQDKALKKILRATDGLGTEATRAGIIELLFKRAFLYKKGRYIHSSETGRALIHSLPDLAARPDMTANWEATLTQISEKSCRYQDFMQPLVGTLQELIYQAKQSRASMAFRGLPPPPSSGGKKRRKSAGKAQEKSE, encoded by the coding sequence ATGCGACTGTTCATAGCCGAGAAACCGAGTTTGGCGCGCGCCATTGCCGACGTCTTGCCCAAGCCGCATCGCCGCGGCGACGGCTATATCGCCTGTGGCAACAACGACGTGGTGACCTGGTGCGTCGGCCATCTGTTGGAGCAGGCCCAGCCTGACGCCTATGACAGCCGCTATGCGCGCTGGTCGTTGGCGGATCTGCCAATCATCCCCGAAAAATGGCGCTTGCAGCCACGCCCTTCGGTCAGCAAACAGCTCAACGCCATTAAAAAGCTGCTGCACGAAGCCGATGAAGTGGTTCACGCCGGTGACCCGGATCGCGAGGGGCAACTGCTGGTGGATGAGGTGCTGGACTACCTGGATTTGACGGCGGAGAAGCGCCAGAACGTGCGCCGCTGTCTGATCAACGATCTCAATCCGCAGGCGGTGGAGCGTGCTGTCGAGCGTCTGCGCGACAACCGTGATTTCATTCCGTTGTGCGTGTCTGCGCTGGCGCGTTCGCGCGCCGACTGGCTGTACGGCATCAATATGACCCGCGCCTATACGCTGCTGGGCCGCAACGCCGGTTACGACGGCGTGCTGTCGGTGGGCAGGGTGCAGACCCCGGTGCTCGGATTGGTGGTGCGCCGCGATGAAGAGATCGAAAACTTCGTGCCAAAAGACTTCTTTGAGGTCAAGGCGCACATCGTCACGCCGAAAGAAGAGCGCTTTGTGGCGCTGTGGCAACCCAGCGAGTCCTGCGAACCTTATCAGGATGAAGAGGGGCGTTTGCTGCACCGGCCGTTGGCGGAGCACGTGGTCAAGCGCATCGAGGGGCAGCCTGCCCTGGTCACGTCCTATAATGATAAACGGGAATCAGATACCGCGCCGCTGCCGTTCTCGCTCTCTACGCTGCAAATCGAGGCGGCCCGGCGCTATAACCTCAGCGCGCAACAGGTGCTGGACGTTTGCCAGCGGCTGTACGAAACCCACAAATTGATCACCTATCCGCGTTCCGACTGCCGCTATCTGCCGGAAGAACATTTCGCCGGCCGCCACGCGGTGCTGAACGCCATCAGCGTGCACCAGCCTGAGCTGTATCCGCAGCCGGTGATCGACAGCGATCGCCGCAACCGCTGCTGGGACGATAAAAAGGTCGATGCGCACCACGCCATTATTCCCACCGCCCGCGCCGGCAAGGTGAATCTGACGCAGGATGAACGGAATGTGTATGGGCTGGTGGCGCGCCAGTACTTGATGCAATTCTGTCCGGATGCGGTGTTCCGCAAATGCGTGATCGAGCTGGATATCGCCGGCGGCAAATTCATCGCCAAGGCGCGTTTCCTGGCGGAGGCCGGTTGGCGTACGCTGCTGGGCAGCAAGGAGCGCGACGAGGAAAACGAAGGCGCGCCGCTGCCGGTGGTGGCCAAGGACGATGAGCTGCTGTGCGAGCGCGGTGAAGTGGTGGAGCGCCAGACGCAGCCGCCGCGGCCGTTTACCGACGCCAGCCTGTTGTCGGCCATGACCGGCATCGCGCGGTTCGTACAAGATAAAGCGTTAAAGAAAATCCTGCGGGCGACCGATGGTTTAGGTACGGAAGCGACGCGAGCGGGGATCATCGAATTGCTGTTCAAACGGGCGTTTCTGTACAAGAAGGGGCGCTATATTCACTCCAGCGAAACCGGGCGCGCGTTGATTCACTCGCTGCCGGATCTTGCTGCGCGTCCTGATATGACGGCCAACTGGGAAGCCACGCTGACGCAAATCAGCGAGAAATCCTGCCGCTATCAGGACTTTATGCAGCCGTTGGTCGGCACGCTGCAAGAGCTGATTTATCAGGCCAAGCAGAGCCGGGCGAGCATGGCGTTTCGTGGGTTGCCGCCGCCGCCTTCCAGCGGGGGCAAAAAACGCAGGAAAAGCGCCGGCAAGGCGCAGGAGAAGAGTGAATGA
- the mnmH gene encoding tRNA 2-selenouridine(34) synthase MnmH: MQGRPDSDDYPRIFLQDVPLIDVRAPIEFQQGAFAQAVNLPLMIDSERQAVGTCYKQHGQQAAIALGHSLVNGKLREQRTAAWLAACAARPEGYIYCFRGGLRSQLVQQWLHEAGVDYPRITGGYKALRNYLLGVLTQSAQLPMVLVGGNTGSGKTLLVNELADGVDLEGAARHRGSSFGRTLVGQSSQIDFENRLAVLLLKKQHGGSRRWVLEDEGRIIGSNNLPLPLFNGMQQAPVAVIDDPFDIRLARLQAEYIDGMREQFEQAYGMEEGWRQYDDYLHHGLFAIRRRLGLERFQQLTQRLEAALRAQRLSGQSDAHREWLAPLLQQYYDPMYCYQLEKKAQRIVFRGNYAEVREFLMTFSQKNGD; the protein is encoded by the coding sequence ATGCAAGGAAGGCCGGACAGCGACGATTACCCACGCATTTTCCTGCAGGACGTGCCGCTGATTGACGTGCGCGCACCGATCGAATTTCAGCAGGGTGCCTTCGCACAGGCGGTGAATTTACCGCTGATGATCGACAGCGAACGCCAGGCGGTCGGCACCTGCTATAAGCAGCATGGGCAGCAGGCGGCGATCGCGCTCGGCCACAGCCTGGTGAACGGCAAACTGCGCGAACAGCGCACCGCCGCCTGGCTGGCGGCCTGCGCAGCGCGGCCCGAAGGCTATATTTACTGCTTCCGCGGCGGGCTGCGCTCGCAGCTGGTGCAGCAATGGCTGCACGAGGCTGGCGTGGATTATCCGCGTATCACTGGCGGTTATAAAGCGCTGCGCAATTATCTGCTCGGTGTACTGACGCAAAGCGCGCAATTGCCGATGGTCCTGGTGGGCGGCAATACCGGCAGCGGCAAGACGCTGCTGGTCAACGAACTGGCCGACGGCGTCGATCTGGAAGGCGCGGCGCGCCATCGCGGTTCATCTTTTGGCCGAACGCTGGTGGGGCAGAGCTCGCAGATAGATTTTGAGAATCGTCTGGCTGTGTTATTGCTGAAAAAACAGCATGGTGGCAGCCGCCGTTGGGTGCTGGAAGACGAAGGGCGGATCATCGGCAGCAACAATCTGCCGTTGCCGTTGTTCAACGGCATGCAGCAGGCGCCGGTGGCGGTGATCGACGATCCGTTCGATATTCGTCTGGCGCGCTTGCAGGCCGAATATATCGACGGTATGCGCGAACAGTTCGAACAGGCCTATGGCATGGAAGAGGGCTGGCGGCAGTACGACGACTATTTGCATCATGGCCTGTTCGCCATTCGCCGCCGTTTGGGCCTGGAGCGCTTCCAGCAGTTGACGCAGCGGCTGGAGGCGGCGCTGCGGGCGCAGCGCCTCAGCGGCCAGAGCGACGCGCACCGCGAGTGGTTGGCGCCTCTGTTGCAGCAGTACTACGATCCGATGTATTGCTATCAGTTGGAAAAGAAAGCCCAGCGGATCGTCTTCCGCGGGAACTATGCAGAAGTAAGAGAATTCTTGATGACGTTCAGCCAGAAAAACGGTGATTAA
- the selD gene encoding selenide, water dikinase SelD, which yields MTSPAIRLTQYSHGAGCGCKISPKVLETILHSEREKFVDPRLLVGNETRDDAAVYDIGNGVGIISTTDFFMPIVDDPFDFGRIAAANAISDVYAMGGKPIMAIAILGWPIAKLPPEVAQQVIDGGRFACQQAGIALAGGHSIDAPEPIFGLAVTGVVNTERVKKNSAAQAGAKLYLTKPLGIGVLTTAEKQSKLRTEHQGLATEVMCRLNKPGADFAEVAGVTAMTDITGFGLLGHLSEVCQGSGLQATVWFDRVPKLPDVEAYIAEGCVPGGTGRNFDSYGHLVGEMSDLQRQLLCDPQTSGGLLLAVLPEAEVQVLAIAGQHGITLNAIGELHVASADKPLIEVV from the coding sequence ATGACATCGCCAGCGATCCGTTTAACCCAGTACAGCCATGGCGCTGGCTGCGGCTGCAAAATCTCACCGAAAGTTCTCGAAACCATCTTGCACAGCGAGCGAGAAAAGTTTGTCGATCCGCGCCTGTTGGTCGGCAATGAAACCCGCGACGACGCGGCGGTGTACGACATCGGCAACGGCGTCGGCATCATCAGCACCACTGACTTTTTCATGCCGATCGTCGACGATCCGTTCGATTTCGGCCGCATTGCGGCAGCCAACGCCATCAGCGACGTGTATGCGATGGGCGGCAAACCGATCATGGCGATCGCCATTCTCGGCTGGCCGATCGCCAAGCTGCCGCCGGAGGTAGCGCAGCAGGTGATCGACGGCGGCCGTTTCGCCTGCCAGCAGGCGGGGATCGCGCTGGCCGGCGGCCATTCCATCGATGCGCCGGAACCTATTTTCGGCCTGGCGGTCACCGGCGTGGTCAATACCGAGCGGGTGAAGAAAAACAGCGCGGCACAGGCCGGGGCGAAACTCTATCTGACCAAGCCGCTGGGCATCGGCGTGCTCACGACCGCCGAGAAACAAAGCAAACTGCGCACTGAGCATCAGGGCCTGGCGACCGAAGTGATGTGCCGCCTGAACAAGCCGGGCGCCGACTTTGCCGAGGTGGCGGGCGTCACGGCGATGACCGATATCACCGGCTTTGGCCTGCTGGGCCACCTGAGCGAGGTGTGCCAGGGCTCCGGTCTGCAGGCGACGGTCTGGTTCGATCGGGTGCCGAAGCTGCCGGACGTCGAAGCGTATATCGCCGAAGGTTGCGTGCCGGGCGGCACCGGGCGCAACTTCGACAGCTATGGCCATCTGGTGGGCGAGATGAGCGATTTGCAGCGCCAGCTGCTGTGCGATCCACAAACCTCTGGCGGTTTGCTGTTGGCGGTATTGCCAGAGGCGGAAGTGCAGGTGCTGGCGATTGCCGGGCAGCACGGTATCACCCTCAACGCCATCGGTGAGCTGCATGTGGCATCGGCCGATAAGCCGCTGATCGAGGTCGTGTAG
- a CDS encoding NAD(P)H nitroreductase, producing MDALDLLLNRRSASRLAEPAPAGEVRQNIINAGLRAPDHGALQPWRFVMIENQGLERFSQLLQAAAKQDQLDEAAIEKATKAPFRAPLIITVIAHCTEETKVPRWEQVVSAGCAVQAMQMAALAQGFNGIWRTGAWTEHALVREAFGCREQDEIVGFLYLGTPQLKAATKVTPPDSTPFVSYF from the coding sequence ATGGATGCTCTGGATCTTTTATTGAATCGCCGCTCGGCTTCGCGCCTGGCGGAACCGGCGCCGGCGGGGGAAGTGCGCCAAAATATCATCAACGCGGGCCTGCGTGCGCCCGATCACGGCGCGCTGCAGCCGTGGCGTTTCGTGATGATCGAAAATCAGGGTCTGGAGCGCTTCAGCCAGCTGCTGCAGGCGGCGGCGAAACAGGATCAGCTGGACGAAGCGGCGATCGAAAAGGCCACCAAGGCGCCGTTCCGCGCGCCGCTGATCATCACCGTCATTGCGCACTGCACTGAAGAGACCAAGGTGCCGCGCTGGGAACAGGTGGTTTCCGCCGGTTGCGCGGTGCAGGCGATGCAGATGGCGGCGCTGGCGCAGGGCTTTAACGGCATCTGGCGCACCGGCGCCTGGACCGAGCATGCGCTGGTGCGCGAAGCCTTCGGCTGCCGCGAGCAGGACGAGATCGTCGGTTTCCTCTATCTGGGCACGCCGCAGCTGAAGGCCGCCACCAAGGTGACGCCGCCGGACAGCACGCCTTTCGTCAGCTATTTCTGA
- the sppA gene encoding signal peptide peptidase SppA has protein sequence MRTLWQIIAGIFRWTWRLLNFIRELILNLFLVLLILVGVGIYLSFQSSSTTTAPARGALLVDLSGVVVDQPSVNNRVRQWGRELLGASSSRLQENSLFDVVDSIRKAKDDKNITGMVLQLNDFVGADQPSLRYIGKALREFRDSGKPIFAIGDSYNQTQYFLASYANKVYLSPQGAVDLHGFATNNLYYKSLLDMLKVTTNIFRVGTYKSAVEPLIRDDMSPAAREADSRWIGGLWQNYLETVAANRQLTPQQLFPGAAGVLSGLQAAGGDTARYALDNKLVDELASRTAIENQLVKTFGWDKQANDFNAISIYDYQPKPDANQGGKIAVVFANGAIMDGPQTPGNVGGDTTAAELRQARLDPAIKAVVFRVNSPGGSVSASEVIRSELAAVRAAGKPVVVSMGGMAASGGYWVSTPADYIIASPSTLTGSIGIFGIINTYEKTLDTLGVHTDGVATSPLADIAVTKALPQEFSQMMQLNIENGYKNFLDLVAKSRKMPPQQVDQIAQGHVWLGSDAKANGLVDQLGDFDDAVKKAAELAKLQQWQLNWFVDTPSLSDMVLSQFGVSVHAMLPAAIQAMLPAPLASVANAVKEQPGLFNNLNDPQNRYAICLTCGEVR, from the coding sequence ATGCGCACATTGTGGCAAATTATTGCCGGCATTTTCCGGTGGACATGGCGTCTGCTGAATTTTATCAGGGAACTGATCCTTAACCTGTTCCTGGTCTTGCTGATCCTGGTTGGGGTTGGCATCTATCTGTCCTTCCAAAGTTCCTCCACCACGACGGCCCCGGCGCGCGGCGCGCTGCTGGTCGATTTAAGCGGCGTGGTGGTCGATCAGCCCTCGGTAAACAACCGGGTGCGGCAATGGGGCCGCGAGCTGTTGGGCGCCTCCAGCAGCCGTCTGCAGGAAAACTCGCTGTTCGACGTGGTCGATAGCATCCGCAAGGCCAAAGACGATAAAAACATTACCGGCATGGTGTTGCAGCTGAATGACTTCGTCGGCGCCGATCAGCCGTCGCTGCGCTATATCGGCAAGGCGCTGCGCGAGTTCCGCGACAGCGGCAAACCGATCTTCGCCATCGGCGACAGCTACAACCAGACGCAATACTTCCTGGCCAGCTACGCCAACAAGGTCTATCTGTCGCCGCAGGGCGCGGTCGATCTGCACGGTTTCGCCACCAACAACCTGTATTACAAGTCGTTGCTGGACATGCTCAAGGTCACCACCAATATCTTCCGCGTCGGCACCTATAAATCGGCGGTCGAACCACTGATCCGCGACGATATGTCTCCGGCGGCGCGCGAAGCGGACAGCCGCTGGATTGGCGGCCTGTGGCAGAACTATCTGGAAACCGTCGCGGCCAACCGCCAGCTGACGCCACAGCAGCTGTTCCCGGGCGCCGCCGGCGTGCTGAGCGGCCTGCAGGCAGCCGGTGGCGACACCGCTCGCTATGCGCTGGACAATAAGCTGGTGGACGAGCTGGCCTCGCGCACCGCGATCGAAAATCAGCTGGTCAAGACCTTCGGCTGGGATAAACAGGCGAACGATTTCAACGCCATCAGCATCTACGACTATCAGCCGAAGCCGGACGCCAATCAGGGCGGCAAGATCGCCGTGGTCTTCGCCAATGGCGCCATCATGGACGGCCCGCAGACGCCGGGTAACGTCGGGGGTGATACCACCGCCGCCGAACTGCGTCAGGCCCGTCTGGATCCGGCCATCAAGGCCGTGGTGTTCCGCGTCAACAGCCCGGGCGGCAGCGTCAGCGCATCCGAAGTGATCCGTTCCGAACTGGCCGCCGTGCGCGCCGCCGGCAAACCGGTGGTGGTTTCGATGGGCGGCATGGCCGCGTCGGGCGGCTACTGGGTTTCGACGCCGGCCGACTACATCATCGCCAGCCCGAGCACCCTGACCGGTTCCATCGGCATTTTCGGCATCATCAACACCTACGAGAAAACCCTGGATACGCTGGGCGTGCACACCGATGGCGTGGCGACCTCGCCGCTGGCCGACATTGCGGTCACCAAGGCGCTGCCGCAGGAGTTCTCGCAGATGATGCAGCTGAACATCGAAAACGGGTATAAGAACTTCCTCGATTTGGTCGCCAAATCGCGCAAGATGCCCCCGCAGCAGGTTGACCAAATCGCCCAGGGCCACGTCTGGCTCGGCAGCGACGCCAAGGCCAACGGCCTGGTCGATCAATTGGGCGATTTCGACGACGCGGTGAAAAAAGCCGCCGAGTTGGCGAAGCTGCAGCAGTGGCAGCTCAACTGGTTCGTCGATACCCCAAGCCTGAGCGATATGGTGCTCAGCCAGTTCGGCGTTTCCGTTCACGCCATGCTGCCGGCGGCGATTCAGGCCATGCTGCCCGCTCCGCTGGCCTCGGTCGCCAACGCGGTGAAAGAACAGCCGGGTTTGTTCAATAACCTGAACGATCCGCAAAACCGTTATGCGATCTGTCTCACCTGCGGAGAAGTCCGCTAA
- the ansA gene encoding asparaginase codes for MQKKSIYVAYTGGTIGMQRSDHGYIPVSGHLQRQLALMPEFHRPEMPDFTIHEYAPLIDSSDMTPEDWQHIADDIKQNYDRYDGFVILHGTDTMAFTASALSFMLENLAKPVIVTGSQIPLAELRSDGQTNLLNALYLAANHPVNEVSLFFNNKLFRGNRTTKAHADGFDAFASPNLPPLLEAGIHIRRQQGIDSPPCNGALRVHDITPQPIGVVTIYPGISGAVVRNFLLQPVKALILRSYGVGNAPQKAELIDELRAASERGIVVVNLTQCISGRVNMEGYATGNALAHAGVISGFDMTVEAALTKLHYLLSQPLTPEQIRALMQQDLRGELSING; via the coding sequence ATGCAAAAGAAATCCATTTACGTCGCCTACACCGGCGGCACCATCGGCATGCAGCGTTCCGATCACGGCTATATCCCGGTTTCCGGCCACCTGCAGCGCCAGCTGGCGCTGATGCCCGAATTCCATCGCCCGGAAATGCCGGATTTCACCATTCATGAATATGCGCCATTGATTGACTCTTCGGATATGACACCGGAAGACTGGCAGCACATCGCCGACGACATCAAGCAGAACTACGATCGCTACGACGGCTTCGTGATCCTGCACGGCACCGACACCATGGCGTTCACCGCGTCGGCACTCTCCTTCATGCTGGAAAACCTGGCTAAACCGGTGATCGTCACCGGCTCGCAGATTCCGCTGGCGGAGCTGCGTTCCGATGGCCAGACCAACCTGCTCAACGCGCTGTATCTGGCGGCCAACCATCCGGTGAATGAAGTCAGCCTGTTCTTCAACAACAAGCTGTTCCGCGGCAACCGCACCACCAAAGCGCACGCCGACGGCTTCGACGCCTTCGCCTCCCCGAATCTGCCGCCGCTGCTGGAAGCCGGTATTCACATTCGCCGCCAGCAAGGCATCGACAGCCCGCCATGCAACGGCGCGCTGCGGGTGCACGACATTACGCCGCAGCCGATCGGCGTGGTCACTATCTATCCGGGCATTTCCGGCGCGGTGGTGCGCAACTTCCTGCTGCAGCCGGTCAAAGCGCTGATCCTGCGTTCCTACGGCGTCGGCAACGCGCCGCAGAAGGCCGAGCTGATCGACGAGTTGCGCGCGGCCTCAGAACGCGGCATCGTGGTGGTGAACCTGACGCAGTGCATCTCCGGGCGCGTCAATATGGAAGGCTACGCCACCGGCAACGCGCTGGCGCACGCCGGGGTGATCAGCGGTTTCGACATGACGGTGGAAGCCGCCCTGACCAAGCTGCACTACCTGCTGAGCCAGCCGCTGACGCCGGAACAAATCCGCGCCCTGATGCAGCAAGACCTACGCGGCGAGCTGAGCATCAACGGTTAA
- the pncA gene encoding bifunctional nicotinamidase/pyrazinamidase: MKTALLLIDLQNDFCPGGALAVTAGDAVIPVANQAIAACLARGEPVVASQDWHPANHRSFAVNSHAQVGTLGELEGLPQVWWPVHCVQGSHGADFHPQLQRQHINAVFRKGQDTDIDSYSAFFDNGHRAQTELHGWLQSQGVRRLAIMGLATDYCVKFSVLDALAAGYPTQVIVDGCRGVNLQPDDSERALQDMACAGAQLVTLSQFLAN, encoded by the coding sequence ATGAAAACGGCCCTGTTGTTGATCGATCTGCAAAACGATTTCTGCCCCGGCGGCGCGCTGGCGGTCACGGCGGGCGACGCCGTCATCCCGGTGGCCAATCAGGCGATCGCCGCCTGTCTGGCGCGTGGCGAGCCGGTGGTGGCCAGCCAGGACTGGCATCCCGCCAATCACCGCAGTTTTGCGGTGAACTCCCATGCGCAGGTCGGCACCCTTGGAGAGCTGGAAGGCCTGCCGCAGGTGTGGTGGCCGGTGCACTGCGTGCAAGGGAGCCACGGCGCCGATTTTCACCCCCAGTTACAGCGGCAACATATCAATGCCGTTTTTCGCAAAGGGCAGGATACGGATATCGACAGCTACAGCGCATTCTTCGATAACGGCCACCGAGCACAGACCGAACTGCACGGCTGGCTGCAATCGCAGGGCGTCCGGCGGCTGGCAATCATGGGTCTGGCGACCGACTACTGCGTGAAGTTCAGCGTGCTGGATGCGCTGGCTGCCGGCTATCCAACGCAGGTGATCGTCGACGGCTGCCGCGGCGTGAATCTGCAGCCGGACGACAGCGAGCGGGCGCTGCAGGACATGGCGTGCGCCGGTGCGCAACTGGTTACCCTGTCACAATTCCTCGCCAACTAA